AGATCCGGGCCGAGGCGGGCCGGGCCGGCACTTGACTGGAGGTGGGTGCCTGCCCGGTCCTGGCTGCGCCGGTTGCCGGCGGCGCGGGTCTCGCCTGCTGATTTTCATCTCAGTTGGCGTGATTATGCAAGTTAGTAACCTGAGTTGACACTCCGGTGTGACGGTTGCGAGACTCTGCGGTGCCGAGGGAGGGGTGTCCACGAGCGACGGGGGCCGGCGGGTGACCGCCGCCCCCGCTCGTTCGCGGTCCGGGGGTCAGCCGGCGAGCTGCCGGTGGATGACCCCGGCGAGACCCGCCATGCCTTCGGGCAGCGGGTGGTAGGCAGCGGCGGTGAAGAGCAGGGTGTCCTGGCCGTTGATCCACGCGGCGCCGCCGGGCGCGCAGGCGTCGTGGCCGGCCGACGGGGTGAACGTGTCCACATAGGACGCGTTGCCGTCGGCCTCGACGGCGTTCTCGATGGCGGTGTTGAGGGCTTCTTCCACGCTGGACAGCCAGGCGTAGTCACCGTCGGCGAAGGGCAGCACGCTCGGGCAGTAACCCGACGCCGGCGCGATGCGCGGGTACCCGACGGCGAGCACCTTCGCCCGCGGGGAACGCGCGTGGATGCCGGTCAGCACCGTCCGGATGCTCTGCTGCGTGTTTTTCAAGGCGGCCTTGATGGAATCCACGCCGCCGGCCGTGAAGTGGCGCTCGCACGGGTTGCCGCTCGGGTCGGTCGGACGCAGCGCCGGGCAGGTGCCGATGAGGGTGCCGAAGACGCCGGAGTCGTTGCCGCCGATGGCGAGCGTCACGAGGTCGGTGTCCAGGCGCAGCGCGGAAAACTGCGGTGCGTTCACGCCCAGCGGCACGCTCTGGGCGGCTGTCATGTTCGATGTGTCCGCGCCCGAGCAGCTGACGTCGGTGAAGCTTTCCACGCGCAGCGCGGACGCCAGGATCGACGGGTAGTTCGACGAACTTCTCGCGCACCCCAGCGGATCCAGCCGCTGGGCGGGGATCAGCGGCCCCGCGGTATACGAGTCGCCCAGCGCGACGTAATTCCGGTAGTACTCCTGCCGCGGCGCGGCG
The sequence above is a segment of the Amycolatopsis sp. 2-15 genome. Coding sequences within it:
- a CDS encoding SGNH/GDSL hydrolase family protein, whose translation is MRTTRLVFAALAAATAVTTATATADAAPRQEYYRNYVALGDSYTAGPLIPAQRLDPLGCARSSSNYPSILASALRVESFTDVSCSGADTSNMTAAQSVPLGVNAPQFSALRLDTDLVTLAIGGNDSGVFGTLIGTCPALRPTDPSGNPCERHFTAGGVDSIKAALKNTQQSIRTVLTGIHARSPRAKVLAVGYPRIAPASGYCPSVLPFADGDYAWLSSVEEALNTAIENAVEADGNASYVDTFTPSAGHDACAPGGAAWINGQDTLLFTAAAYHPLPEGMAGLAGVIHRQLAG